The Acidimicrobiia bacterium sequence CGTCCTCGCCCGCCCGCCGCGCCTCCATCTTCAGCGCCTCGATTTCGCCGAACACGTACGGCGGGAGGGCGTTGATGCGACGGAACTCCATCCGAGATCACGGTATCAGGGGCGCCCTTCGCCGCCGGTTACCGTTTCTGCCCGGTGAGCCCCGTGCAGGCTGTGCTGCTCGACCTCGGCGGCGTCTTCTACCTCCCCGACCACGACCGCGTGCTCGGCGCGCTCGCCCGACTCGAGCGCACGATCGAGCGTCACCGCATCGACGAGGCGCACTACCACGGTGTCGCGGCGCTCGAGGACTTCCGCGACGGCGACCGCAGCGTGTGGCACGCGTACAACCGGGCGTACGCCCGGGTGTGCGGGATCGCGTCGGACGGGATCGACGGCGCGACGGCGGAGCTGCTCGAGGAGTTCGGCCGGGGCGGCATGTGGACGCGCGTGATCCCGGGCGCGACGGCGGCGCTGCGCGAGCTCAACGCCCTCGGCCTGGGCCTGGCGGTGGTCTCGAACGCCGACGGCACGGTCGAGGAGCAGCTGCGGGCGGACGGGATCTGCCAGGTGGGGGCGGGCGACGGGGTGCCCGTCGCCGCCGTGCTCGACTCGAGCGTGGTCGGCGTCTCGAAGCCCGACCCGGGCATCTTCCGCCTGGCGCTCGACGCGCTCGGCGTCGCGCCGCACGAGGCCGTGCACGTCGGCGACACGCCCGCCGCCGACGTCGAGGGCGCACGAGCGGCGGGCGTGACACCGGTGCTCGTCGACCCGTACGACCTCCACCCCGAGATCGGGTGCACGAGGATCCGCTCGCTGCCGGACCTGCCCCCGCTGCTCCGGTCGGGCCGCGTCGACGGCAACGGTTCGCGCCGAGGCTGACCGGACCGACCGGGCTCGGACCGATCGCCGGATCCGGACCGCT is a genomic window containing:
- a CDS encoding HAD family hydrolase — protein: MSPVQAVLLDLGGVFYLPDHDRVLGALARLERTIERHRIDEAHYHGVAALEDFRDGDRSVWHAYNRAYARVCGIASDGIDGATAELLEEFGRGGMWTRVIPGATAALRELNALGLGLAVVSNADGTVEEQLRADGICQVGAGDGVPVAAVLDSSVVGVSKPDPGIFRLALDALGVAPHEAVHVGDTPAADVEGARAAGVTPVLVDPYDLHPEIGCTRIRSLPDLPPLLRSGRVDGNGSRRG